A portion of the Candidatus Eisenbacteria bacterium genome contains these proteins:
- the der gene encoding ribosome biogenesis GTPase Der has product MSAPVVAIIGRPNVGKSTLFNRIIGERRAVVHDRPGVTRDRNAVRAEWSGRSFVLVDTGGFLPTASEGRDAEVRRQAEAAIGLAHAVIFLVDAHTGVTDLDQAIATQLRRTNARALLVVNKVDVAGDAIVHDFHRLGLGEPLPVAAEGGLGIGDLLDAVLALLPAERSAEEQPQARVAIVGRPNVGKSSIVNALLGEERVLVESTAGTTVDAIDTDWVTPHGRFTLVDTAGIRRQSLFEDQAEFYATMRALNALERADVACLVVDAVEGFQKQEARLAHHALDAGCSLLVLYNKWDLLEGREQAWKDLSADRARRFPTLADLPAHPVSATERIHLARLPEYIAQRAEENNRRIPTAQLNEWLALVQKRRQVPSNASGRSPKIYYLTQTGSGPPTFTLFVNAPSRLNENYRRYLWGQFVEHFGFRGTPLRFKVKKSE; this is encoded by the coding sequence ATGTCCGCTCCCGTCGTCGCCATCATCGGCCGGCCGAACGTCGGCAAGTCCACGCTCTTCAACCGCATCATCGGGGAGCGCCGGGCGGTCGTGCACGACCGCCCCGGTGTGACGCGGGACCGCAACGCGGTGCGCGCGGAGTGGAGCGGCCGCTCGTTCGTGCTGGTGGACACCGGCGGCTTTCTGCCCACCGCCTCGGAGGGACGCGACGCGGAGGTCCGGCGACAGGCGGAGGCGGCGATCGGCCTTGCGCACGCGGTGATCTTCCTGGTGGACGCGCACACGGGCGTCACCGACCTCGACCAGGCGATCGCGACGCAGTTGCGCCGGACGAACGCGCGCGCCCTGCTCGTCGTGAACAAGGTGGACGTCGCCGGCGACGCGATCGTGCACGACTTCCACCGACTGGGCCTGGGCGAGCCGCTGCCGGTCGCGGCCGAGGGCGGGCTCGGAATCGGCGATCTTCTCGACGCGGTTCTCGCCCTGCTGCCGGCCGAGCGGAGCGCGGAGGAGCAGCCGCAGGCGCGGGTCGCGATCGTCGGCCGGCCCAACGTCGGCAAGTCGTCCATCGTGAACGCGCTGCTCGGCGAGGAACGCGTGCTGGTCGAGTCCACCGCCGGCACGACCGTGGACGCCATCGACACCGACTGGGTGACGCCGCACGGCCGCTTCACGCTCGTGGACACCGCCGGTATCCGGCGGCAGTCCCTGTTCGAGGATCAGGCGGAGTTCTACGCCACCATGCGGGCGCTCAACGCGCTCGAACGCGCCGACGTGGCGTGCCTCGTCGTGGACGCCGTCGAGGGCTTCCAGAAGCAGGAGGCGCGGCTCGCGCACCACGCGCTCGACGCGGGCTGTTCGCTGCTGGTCCTGTACAACAAGTGGGACCTGCTCGAAGGCCGCGAGCAGGCATGGAAGGACCTGTCCGCCGACCGGGCACGGCGGTTCCCGACCCTGGCCGACCTGCCGGCGCACCCGGTTTCGGCGACGGAAAGAATCCATCTCGCACGCCTGCCGGAGTACATTGCGCAGCGGGCCGAGGAGAACAACCGGCGGATCCCGACGGCGCAGCTCAACGAGTGGCTGGCGCTGGTGCAGAAGCGCCGGCAGGTTCCCAGCAACGCCTCGGGCCGCAGCCCGAAGATCTACTACCTGACGCAGACGGGGTCGGGACCGCCGACCTTCACGCTGTTCGTGAACGCACCCTCGCGCCTGAACGAGAACTATCGGCGCTACCTGTGGGGGCAGTTCGTGGAGCACTTCGGTTTTCGCGGGACGCCGCTGCGGTTCAAGGTGAAGAAGAGCGAGTAA
- a CDS encoding NAD(P)-dependent glycerol-3-phosphate dehydrogenase, whose protein sequence is MSSVAVLGAGSWGTTLAIHLANLGHEVRIWGNDRGELVALDRDRENRKFLSGIPLPSGIKVQPELDRALEGSDFHFFVVPSQATREVAAAVRERVAGGVAVCASKGLELGTLQRLSVVLSETLGDGAPVAFTGPSHAEEVATGIPTSIVAACADEARAKAVQVLCSSQRLRVYTNDDVTGCEYGGALKNVIAIAAGICDGLGYGDNTKGALLTRGLAEISRLGVALGGKRETFFGLTGMGDLIATAMSRHSRNRHVGERLGKGETLEQVLGAMVMVAEGVTTARAARDLGRRHGVEMPITEQVCAILLEGREPREAMLALMTRDLKREN, encoded by the coding sequence TTGAGTTCGGTCGCGGTGCTCGGCGCGGGCTCGTGGGGCACGACGCTCGCCATTCACCTCGCGAACCTCGGACACGAAGTTCGGATCTGGGGCAACGATCGGGGCGAACTGGTCGCGCTCGATCGGGACCGCGAGAATCGTAAGTTTCTCTCTGGCATCCCGCTGCCGTCCGGCATTAAGGTGCAACCGGAGCTGGATCGGGCGCTCGAGGGCTCCGACTTCCACTTCTTCGTCGTGCCTTCGCAGGCGACGCGCGAGGTCGCGGCCGCGGTTCGCGAACGTGTCGCGGGCGGCGTGGCCGTGTGCGCGAGCAAGGGGCTCGAACTGGGCACGCTGCAGCGTCTGTCCGTCGTGCTCTCGGAGACGCTGGGCGATGGGGCGCCGGTCGCCTTCACGGGCCCCAGTCACGCCGAGGAAGTGGCGACGGGCATCCCGACCTCGATCGTGGCGGCATGCGCCGACGAGGCGCGGGCGAAGGCGGTTCAGGTGCTTTGCTCCTCGCAGCGACTGCGGGTGTACACGAACGACGACGTGACGGGCTGTGAGTACGGCGGCGCGCTCAAGAACGTGATCGCCATCGCGGCCGGGATCTGTGACGGACTCGGATACGGAGACAACACGAAGGGCGCCCTGCTGACGCGGGGACTCGCCGAGATCAGCCGGCTCGGGGTCGCCCTGGGCGGCAAGCGCGAAACGTTCTTCGGCCTGACGGGCATGGGAGATCTCATCGCCACCGCGATGAGCCGCCACAGCCGCAACCGGCACGTCGGCGAGCGGCTGGGGAAGGGCGAAACTCTGGAGCAGGTGCTGGGGGCCATGGTGATGGTGGCCGAAGGAGTGACCACGGCTCGTGCCGCGCGGGACCTGGGTAGGCGGCACGGCGTGGAGATGCCGATCACGGAGCAGGTGTGCGCCATCCTCCTCGAGGGCCGGGAGCCCCGGGAAGCGATGCTGGCACTGATGACGCGGGACCTGAAGCGCGAGAACTGA
- a CDS encoding protein-L-isoaspartate(D-aspartate) O-methyltransferase: MVDEQLLARGIRDARVLEAMRRVPRHRFVEPRWETKAYADGALPTIAGQSISQPWIVARMLELAELEPGQRALEVGTGTGYQTALISLLVEASGRVCTMERLAPLLEAARGRLSALGIANVSFRLGDGSLGWRECGPYARVLGAAAAPHVPRGLLEQLDEGGVLVIPVGSAGRQHLEVWRRRGGRFLHERHDECRFVPLIGQDAWRDDPHHN, translated from the coding sequence ATGGTGGACGAGCAACTGCTGGCCCGTGGCATCCGGGACGCACGCGTGCTCGAGGCCATGCGACGGGTGCCGCGCCATCGGTTCGTCGAACCGCGGTGGGAGACGAAGGCCTACGCCGACGGCGCGTTGCCGACGATCGCGGGGCAATCCATCTCGCAGCCCTGGATCGTCGCCAGGATGCTGGAACTGGCCGAGCTCGAGCCGGGCCAGAGGGCGCTGGAAGTCGGCACGGGGACCGGTTACCAGACCGCGCTGATCTCGCTTCTCGTCGAAGCGTCGGGACGGGTCTGCACGATGGAGCGGCTCGCGCCCTTGCTCGAAGCGGCGCGCGGGCGGCTCTCGGCGCTTGGAATCGCGAATGTCTCCTTCCGACTCGGCGATGGTTCGCTGGGCTGGCGGGAGTGCGGACCCTATGCTAGGGTGCTCGGCGCTGCGGCGGCGCCCCATGTCCCCCGAGGTCTTCTCGAGCAGTTGGACGAGGGGGGCGTGCTGGTGATTCCCGTCGGAAGCGCCGGTCGGCAGCACCTCGAGGTCTGGCGTCGCCGGGGGGGCCGCTTCCTGCACGAGCGGCACGACGAGTGCCGTTTCGTACCCCTCATCGGGCAGGACGCGTGGCGGGACGATCCGCACCACAACTGA
- a CDS encoding MerR family transcriptional regulator, translating to MLDVKPHVLRYWETQFSMLRPKKNRAGNRMYRPDEVKLLLRIRELLYGKRFTIAGARRTLLAERREESPQGELEFAEAERRMLLFEVKEGLRDLVTRLRTRGGELQGSGTR from the coding sequence ATGCTGGACGTGAAGCCGCACGTGCTGCGCTACTGGGAGACCCAGTTCAGCATGCTGCGGCCGAAGAAGAACCGCGCGGGCAACCGCATGTACCGGCCCGACGAGGTGAAGCTGCTGCTGCGCATTCGCGAACTGCTCTACGGCAAGCGATTCACGATCGCGGGCGCGCGTCGCACGCTGCTGGCCGAACGACGCGAGGAATCCCCGCAGGGGGAGCTGGAGTTCGCCGAAGCCGAGCGCCGCATGCTGCTGTTCGAGGTGAAGGAGGGCCTGCGCGATCTGGTCACGCGCCTGCGCACGCGCGGAGGCGAGCTCCAGGGGAGCGGGACGCGCTGA
- the miaA gene encoding tRNA (adenosine(37)-N6)-dimethylallyltransferase MiaA yields MSASQRTLVAVVGATATGKSELGEALARALGGEIVCADARQVFGELELGTGKPTPAERAAAPHHLFDALRLEQRPSAGWYARAARETCERLFASGVLPVLVGGSGLYLRALLEGLHPEPPHDPGVRERLRAELERAGPEVLHARLVRVDPASAARIAPRDRQRVTRALEVFEASGRALSDWHAEASREALNADARVLELTCEARLLGGRIERRTAAMFEQGLVEETRGLEARGRGEALRALRAIGYDEALELLAGRLDRAAAEARTNLRTRQLAKRQRTWFRHQLEAARLPARAVWDRTALAEALTALRLTPRRGLP; encoded by the coding sequence GTGAGCGCTTCGCAGCGCACGCTGGTCGCCGTGGTCGGCGCCACGGCGACGGGCAAGAGCGAACTCGGCGAGGCGCTGGCGCGGGCGCTGGGCGGCGAGATCGTGTGCGCCGACGCGAGGCAGGTGTTCGGCGAGCTGGAGCTGGGGACGGGCAAGCCCACGCCGGCCGAGCGCGCGGCCGCGCCGCACCACCTGTTCGACGCCCTGCGGCTCGAGCAGCGGCCGAGCGCCGGGTGGTACGCGCGCGCGGCCCGCGAGACCTGCGAGCGGCTGTTCGCGAGCGGCGTCCTTCCGGTGCTGGTGGGTGGCTCGGGGCTGTACCTGCGCGCGCTGCTCGAGGGTCTGCATCCCGAGCCGCCGCACGACCCCGGGGTGCGCGAGCGATTGCGGGCGGAACTGGAGCGCGCCGGGCCCGAGGTCCTGCACGCGCGGCTCGTGCGCGTGGATCCGGCGAGCGCGGCCCGGATCGCCCCGCGTGACCGCCAACGCGTCACGCGCGCGCTGGAAGTGTTCGAGGCCAGCGGACGCGCGTTGTCCGACTGGCATGCGGAGGCCTCCCGGGAGGCCCTGAACGCCGACGCTCGAGTGCTCGAGCTGACCTGCGAAGCGCGCCTTCTCGGCGGGCGCATCGAGCGCCGCACCGCGGCGATGTTCGAACAGGGGCTGGTCGAGGAAACACGCGGGCTCGAAGCCCGCGGTCGTGGCGAGGCGTTGCGCGCCCTGCGCGCGATCGGCTACGACGAGGCGCTGGAACTGCTCGCCGGCCGCCTCGATCGCGCGGCCGCCGAGGCGCGGACGAACCTGCGCACGAGGCAACTGGCCAAGCGCCAGCGCACCTGGTTCCGGCATCAGCTCGAGGCCGCCCGGCTCCCGGCGCGGGCGGTCTGGGATCGAACGGCGCTCGCCGAGGCGCTCACCGCGCTGCGGTTGACACCCCGACGAGGGCTCCCGTAG
- a CDS encoding adenine phosphoribosyltransferase, giving the protein MDLKSYIRDVPDFPRKGVLFKDIMPLLAAPDAFAESLRQLMSRAAKPDAVVGIESRGFIFGAPMAHAWHVPFVTARKFGKLPGKTVRQVYSLEYGEDTLELHADALRRGWNVVVVDDLLATGGTAQATVGLVEQLGARVSVTMFAIELRGLGGRERLAPTRVESLMAFEVTP; this is encoded by the coding sequence ATGGACCTGAAAAGCTACATCCGCGACGTGCCGGACTTTCCGCGGAAGGGCGTCCTGTTCAAGGACATCATGCCGCTGCTCGCCGCGCCCGACGCCTTCGCCGAATCGCTGCGCCAGTTGATGTCGCGGGCCGCGAAGCCGGACGCCGTGGTCGGAATCGAGTCGCGTGGCTTCATCTTCGGAGCGCCGATGGCGCATGCCTGGCACGTCCCGTTCGTGACGGCGCGCAAGTTCGGCAAGCTCCCGGGCAAGACGGTGCGGCAGGTTTACTCGCTCGAGTACGGCGAGGACACGCTCGAGCTGCACGCCGACGCCCTGCGGCGCGGGTGGAACGTGGTGGTGGTGGACGACCTGCTCGCGACCGGCGGCACCGCGCAGGCGACGGTCGGACTCGTGGAGCAGCTCGGCGCCCGCGTCAGCGTCACGATGTTCGCCATCGAGCTGCGCGGACTGGGCGGCCGGGAGCGCCTCGCACCCACGCGGGTTGAGTCCCTGATGGCTTTCGAGGTCACGCCCTAG
- a CDS encoding acylphosphatase translates to MKRLRARVRGRVQGVGFRAFVVRRAQELGLAGRVRNLSDGTVEVEAEGSAGGLEALLSDLRRGPSHARVEAVDECWSDGPARHRDFGIG, encoded by the coding sequence GTGAAGAGGCTCCGTGCACGAGTTCGCGGGCGGGTCCAGGGCGTCGGCTTCCGCGCCTTCGTCGTGCGCCGCGCCCAGGAGCTGGGCCTCGCGGGAAGGGTGCGCAACCTGTCCGACGGCACGGTCGAAGTGGAGGCGGAGGGGAGCGCCGGCGGCCTCGAGGCCCTGCTCTCCGATCTGCGCAGGGGGCCGTCCCACGCCCGCGTGGAAGCGGTGGACGAATGCTGGAGCGATGGCCCTGCGCGGCACAGGGACTTCGGGATCGGCTGA
- a CDS encoding glycosyltransferase family 2 protein has protein sequence MSLRVAALVPAYQAAAHLGEVLLGLAALPIRPHVLVVDDGSRDATSEVARQFGAQVHAFAANRGKGHALLAGFQRLREFDAVVTLDADGQHPPGCLPAFVAAAEDGADLVLGRRAISSDMPPLRRFANRFSSGWCSAIAGQPIRDSQCGYRLYRREVIERTPVRASRYEVETEMAVRAAQRGFRVGEVEIPTVYGDETSHLSLTRDVPRIVGMMLRLSFERLASGRRR, from the coding sequence GTGTCGCTGAGGGTCGCGGCGCTCGTCCCGGCCTACCAGGCCGCGGCCCACCTGGGCGAAGTGCTGCTCGGACTGGCGGCGCTCCCCATTCGTCCGCATGTCCTCGTGGTGGACGACGGCTCGCGCGACGCGACTTCCGAGGTCGCGCGGCAGTTCGGTGCGCAGGTGCACGCTTTCGCGGCGAACCGGGGCAAGGGCCACGCGCTGCTCGCCGGGTTCCAGCGGTTGCGCGAGTTCGACGCCGTGGTGACGCTCGACGCCGACGGCCAGCACCCGCCCGGGTGCCTGCCCGCGTTCGTCGCCGCGGCCGAGGACGGCGCGGACCTCGTCCTGGGCCGCCGGGCGATCTCGTCCGACATGCCGCCGCTTCGCCGTTTCGCCAACCGGTTCAGCAGCGGATGGTGCAGTGCCATCGCCGGCCAGCCCATCCGCGACAGTCAGTGCGGCTACCGGCTCTATCGCCGTGAAGTGATCGAGCGCACGCCGGTTCGCGCGAGTCGCTACGAGGTCGAGACCGAAATGGCGGTGCGGGCGGCGCAGCGGGGATTCCGGGTCGGCGAAGTCGAGATCCCGACGGTCTACGGCGACGAGACCAGCCACCTCAGCCTCACGCGGGACGTCCCGCGCATCGTCGGCATGATGCTTCGACTATCTTTCGAGCGGTTGGCGTCGGGGAGGAGACGTTGA
- a CDS encoding lysophospholipid acyltransferase family protein — MFTVLGFRLAASLARLLPNPLSEGLAVATARLAFDCRVPARAALEANLARLLPSLPRARRARLARRAFENFARSFATFLGHGRRPGRLRVVGARNLAAARSSGRGVIVLSAHLGNWERGAAELAALGIPIHLAARPQRHARLEALFSARRAAAGVGLLPAGTLLSSASGALRRAEWVALMADRGTSGTGSGSVCAWAAALARRTGALLLPAILVLEPGGGHRLVVEAPIEAGECRDGQFRRTMRRWLERWPDQWAAFEPLPGGLA, encoded by the coding sequence ATGTTCACCGTCCTGGGCTTTCGCCTGGCCGCCTCGCTGGCGCGCCTGCTGCCGAATCCGCTGTCCGAGGGTCTCGCCGTCGCGACGGCACGCCTCGCCTTCGACTGCCGGGTGCCGGCGAGGGCGGCGCTCGAGGCGAATCTCGCGCGCCTGCTGCCCTCGTTGCCGCGCGCGCGCCGGGCGCGGCTCGCACGACGCGCGTTCGAGAACTTCGCCCGGTCCTTCGCCACCTTCCTGGGCCACGGTCGCCGGCCGGGACGCCTGCGCGTCGTGGGCGCGCGGAATCTCGCCGCGGCGCGCTCCAGCGGCCGCGGGGTGATCGTCCTGTCGGCGCACCTCGGCAATTGGGAACGCGGAGCGGCCGAACTGGCGGCGCTGGGCATCCCGATCCATCTCGCCGCGCGCCCGCAGCGGCACGCCCGCCTGGAGGCGTTGTTCTCCGCACGCCGCGCCGCCGCGGGCGTCGGCCTCCTGCCCGCGGGAACCCTCCTCTCGTCGGCCAGCGGCGCGCTGAGGCGAGCGGAATGGGTGGCGCTCATGGCGGACCGCGGCACTTCGGGAACCGGGAGCGGCTCCGTGTGCGCGTGGGCGGCGGCGCTCGCCCGGCGAACCGGCGCCCTGCTCCTGCCCGCGATCCTCGTCCTCGAGCCGGGCGGCGGCCATCGGCTCGTCGTCGAGGCGCCGATCGAGGCGGGGGAATGCCGCGACGGCCAGTTCCGCCGGACGATGCGCCGCTGGCTCGAACGCTGGCCCGACCAGTGGGCCGCGTTCGAGCCGCTTCCGGGGGGACTGGCGTGA
- the plsY gene encoding glycerol-3-phosphate 1-O-acyltransferase PlsY: protein MTAALLIAYGAGSLPFGLWLGRWLRGVDVRTLGSGNLGATNVYRSLGAPIGIATLVLDMAKGALPVGLLPHSPLGAAFPGGPEWCAIAAAFAAVAGHVWTFLAGFRGGKGVATSAGVALALSPPSFGVFAAVFLATLLLTRYVSLGSMLGAVAFAIALARFLPAGPASPTFAVGALLALLVIARHKDNIARLAKGEERRFQFTRGRS, encoded by the coding sequence CTGACCGCGGCGTTGCTGATCGCCTACGGGGCGGGTTCGCTGCCCTTCGGGTTGTGGCTCGGGCGCTGGCTGCGTGGCGTGGACGTGCGCACGCTCGGCTCGGGGAATCTCGGCGCGACCAACGTGTACCGCTCCCTCGGGGCGCCGATCGGCATCGCCACGCTCGTCCTCGACATGGCCAAGGGCGCCCTGCCGGTCGGGCTGCTGCCGCACTCGCCGCTCGGCGCGGCCTTCCCGGGCGGGCCCGAGTGGTGCGCCATCGCGGCGGCGTTCGCCGCGGTCGCCGGCCACGTCTGGACCTTCCTCGCGGGCTTTCGCGGCGGCAAGGGCGTGGCGACCTCGGCCGGGGTGGCGCTGGCGCTTTCACCTCCCTCGTTCGGCGTGTTCGCGGCGGTGTTCCTGGCCACGCTGCTGCTGACCCGGTACGTTTCGCTGGGCTCGATGCTGGGCGCGGTGGCTTTCGCCATCGCCCTGGCGCGCTTTCTTCCCGCCGGCCCCGCCAGCCCGACGTTCGCCGTGGGCGCGCTGCTCGCTCTGCTGGTGATCGCGCGGCACAAGGACAACATCGCCCGGCTCGCGAAGGGCGAGGAACGGCGATTCCAATTCACGCGGGGGCGCTCTTGA
- a CDS encoding thioredoxin family protein, giving the protein MRILPIAVLVAALGLVPPALAAGKAAAGRTPQAGSVLPWIANNYADAVSLARARHVPLFVEAWAPWCHTCRSMRAFVLNDASLARHAKRFVWLDVDTEDPRNSAFRKRYPIEAIPSFYVIDPDDQVAKVRWIGGLTLTQLNALLDDASSGAYSSRAMLDRVAVADSLFGSGDNAAAAKAYQQLLESAKPDWKGYPRAVESLMFSLLQTRQNLEAVAVARSALPRLGRTPSALSVSASGLNASYNLPDSLPERAAAISEFEASTRSLVTDTTFHAAADDRSGAWIELLSAREALQDSAGAHAVAGEWSAFLDRSAAAAVSPDQRMVFDSHRLSAYLELGQPERAVPMLEQSERDRPDDYNPPARLAMAYLAMKHYDDALAASNRAMLKAYGPRKLLLYSTRAEIYEGKGDIPSARRTIEGAIAYLETLPEEQRTEGRMANLKRQLAALPAAP; this is encoded by the coding sequence ATGAGAATCCTTCCGATCGCAGTGCTCGTCGCCGCGCTGGGACTTGTCCCGCCGGCCCTCGCGGCCGGCAAGGCCGCCGCCGGCAGGACGCCTCAGGCCGGGTCCGTCCTGCCGTGGATCGCCAACAACTACGCGGACGCCGTCTCGCTCGCGCGGGCCCGTCACGTGCCGCTGTTCGTCGAGGCCTGGGCGCCCTGGTGCCACACCTGCCGCTCGATGCGAGCCTTCGTCCTCAACGACGCCTCGCTCGCCCGGCACGCGAAACGATTCGTGTGGCTGGACGTGGACACCGAGGATCCGCGGAACTCCGCGTTCCGCAAGCGCTATCCCATCGAGGCGATCCCCTCCTTCTACGTCATCGACCCCGACGACCAGGTCGCGAAGGTGCGCTGGATCGGCGGGCTGACGCTGACCCAGCTGAACGCGCTGCTCGACGACGCGAGCAGCGGCGCCTACTCCTCGCGCGCGATGCTCGACCGGGTCGCGGTCGCCGACAGCCTGTTCGGATCGGGAGACAACGCCGCGGCCGCGAAGGCCTACCAGCAACTGCTCGAGTCCGCGAAGCCGGACTGGAAGGGCTACCCGCGGGCGGTCGAGTCGCTGATGTTCTCGCTGCTCCAGACCCGCCAGAACCTCGAGGCCGTCGCCGTCGCCCGTTCGGCGCTGCCCCGCCTCGGCCGCACCCCTTCGGCGCTGAGTGTCTCGGCGAGCGGGCTGAACGCCTCGTACAACCTGCCCGACTCGCTGCCGGAGCGGGCGGCCGCGATCTCCGAGTTCGAGGCCTCGACCCGCTCCCTGGTCACGGACACGACGTTCCATGCCGCGGCCGACGACCGTTCGGGAGCATGGATCGAGCTGCTCTCCGCGCGTGAGGCGCTGCAGGACAGCGCGGGCGCACACGCCGTGGCCGGCGAATGGTCCGCGTTCCTGGACCGGTCGGCGGCCGCGGCGGTCTCCCCCGACCAGCGGATGGTGTTCGATTCGCACCGTCTGTCGGCGTACCTCGAGCTGGGCCAGCCCGAGCGGGCCGTGCCCATGCTGGAGCAGTCGGAGCGCGATCGTCCGGACGACTACAACCCCCCGGCGCGACTGGCGATGGCGTATCTGGCGATGAAGCACTACGACGACGCGCTCGCCGCTTCGAACCGGGCGATGCTCAAGGCCTACGGTCCGCGCAAGCTGCTGCTGTATTCGACGCGCGCCGAGATCTACGAAGGCAAGGGCGACATTCCCTCGGCGCGGCGCACCATCGAGGGCGCGATCGCCTACCTCGAGACGCTTCCCGAGGAGCAGCGCACCGAGGGGCGCATGGCGAACCTCAAGCGTCAGCTCGCGGCGTTGCCGGCGGCACCCTAG
- the surE gene encoding 5'/3'-nucleotidase SurE, giving the protein MHILVTNDDGIASPALKQLREHLRPFGKVTIIAPDRNQSATSQSLTLHRPLRIQEFEPDVYCVDGTPTDCVLIAFHGMLVERPDFVISGINQGPNMGEDVYYSGTVAAALEGVMQGVPAIAASLATRRPSDFTEPAACLGRILRQVLAQDVPPRMLLNVNFPGLPASEVRGVLLTRLGTRVYHDTLVRKVDPRGKDYYWIGGEDPQWKPEPGTDYHAVHHGHVSVTPMRLDRTDGDAIDRMGGWSLTP; this is encoded by the coding sequence ATGCACATCCTGGTGACGAACGACGACGGCATCGCATCCCCGGCACTGAAGCAGCTGCGCGAACACCTCCGGCCGTTCGGCAAGGTGACCATCATCGCGCCGGACCGCAACCAGAGCGCGACCTCGCAGTCGCTCACGCTGCACCGCCCGCTGCGGATCCAGGAGTTCGAGCCGGACGTCTACTGCGTGGACGGCACGCCCACCGACTGCGTGCTGATCGCGTTCCACGGCATGCTCGTGGAGCGCCCGGATTTCGTAATCTCCGGCATCAACCAGGGCCCGAACATGGGCGAGGACGTCTATTACTCCGGCACCGTGGCGGCCGCCCTCGAAGGCGTGATGCAGGGCGTCCCCGCGATCGCCGCGTCGCTGGCGACGCGCAGGCCCAGCGACTTCACCGAGCCGGCCGCGTGCCTCGGCCGGATCTTGCGGCAGGTGCTCGCGCAGGACGTGCCGCCTCGTATGCTGCTCAACGTGAACTTTCCAGGCCTGCCCGCCTCCGAGGTGCGCGGAGTGCTGCTCACCCGGCTCGGCACCCGGGTCTACCACGACACGCTGGTCAGGAAGGTGGACCCGAGGGGCAAGGATTATTACTGGATCGGCGGGGAGGACCCGCAGTGGAAGCCCGAGCCGGGCACGGATTACCACGCCGTGCACCATGGCCATGTCTCCGTCACCCCGATGCGGCTCGATCGCACCGACGGCGATGCCATCGATCGAATGGGCGGCTGGTCACTGACCCCGTGA